The following are encoded in a window of Chlorocebus sabaeus isolate Y175 chromosome 10, mChlSab1.0.hap1, whole genome shotgun sequence genomic DNA:
- the RNF228 gene encoding RING finger protein 228, with protein sequence MAAPASDSGGSQQSPSSSPGSREGAGVAAEGAPDCGDAGARDAAETVSGLAPLEDYECKICYNYFDADRRAPKLLACLHTFCQECLSQLQLRAAAAAAAAAAPERPPRPPPWLCPPGAIACPVCRHRTPLPDSRVHGLPNNTKLAEAFPLALRAAHDPLPQDRLPPLPARRPAPAAAPPPTPAPPPPPSPAPLQPPPPAEDTAPGPRARPGLRAPGSYDSCQNCKRAALTAGCVCVVFSFLSMVVLLFTGLIFVNHYGGGGPPGGGAPPGEAPAAGSPSPSPVGPICLSVASILALFSVVVTWVICWLKYRPEGAAAGSTGGSGGGGPRARAAAGGARRSDT encoded by the coding sequence ATGGCAGCGCCGGCGAGCGACAGCGGCGGCAGCCAGCAGAGCCCGAGCAGCAGCCCCGGGAGCCGGGAGGGAGCTGGGGTCGCCGCGGAGGGAGCCCCGGACTGCGGAGACGCAGGAGCCCGGGACGCAGCGGAGACGGTCTCCGGCCTCGCTCCGCTCGAGGACTACGAGTGCAAAATCTGCTACAACTACTTCGATGCGGACCGGCGCGCGCCCAAGCTGCTGGCGTGCTTGCACACCTTCTGCCAGGAGTGCCTGAGCCAGCTGCAgctccgcgccgccgccgccgccgccgctgccgccgcgcCTGAGCGCCCGCCGCGCCCGCCGCCCTGGCTCTGCCCGCCCGGCGCCATCGCGTGCCCGGTGTGCCGCCACCGCACGCCGCTGCCCGACAGCCGCGTGCACGGCCTGCCCAACAACACCAAGCTCGCCGAGGCCTTCCCGCTGGCTTTGCGCGCCGCGCACGACCCGCTGCCCCAAGACCGCCTCCCGCCGCTGCCCGCGCGCCGGCCCGCGCCCGCTGCTGCCCCTCCGCCTACTCCGGCACCGCCACCGCCGCCCTCCCCGGCCCCGCTGCAGCCGCCGCCGCCTGCCGAGGACACGGCCCCAGGGCCTcgcgcccgccccggcctccgcGCCCCAGGCTCCTACGACAGCTGCCAGAACTGCAAGCGCGCGGCGCTCACCGCCGGCTGCGTGTGCGtggtcttctccttcctctccatgGTGGTGCTGCTCTTCACCGGCCTCATCTTCGTCAACCACTACGGCGGCGGGGGACCCCCCGGAGGAGGGGCGCCCCCTGGCGAGGCACCTGCCGCTGGGTCGCCCTCACCCTCGCCCGTGGGGCCCATCTGCCTGTCGGTGGCCAGCATCCTGGCACTCTTCTCAGTCGTTGTCACCTGGGTCATCTGCTGGCTCAAGTATCGGCCCGAGGGTGCGGCCGCGGGCTCGACCGggggcagcggcggcggcggcccgaGGGCACGGGCGGCGGCGGGCGGCGCGCGGAGGAGCGACACATAG